DNA from Triticum aestivum cultivar Chinese Spring chromosome 7D, IWGSC CS RefSeq v2.1, whole genome shotgun sequence:
AGAGCAAAACACACAGATAGAATAAAGTTGCGAATAGTCATTGTTTCGTAGTCGATGAACATTTATAGTGAACACACAAGGACTATTGCTAATGATGATGACAGTCATAATGAACGATTCGTGCAGATGTAGTCCAAGCATCAGTGTCTATGCTTGTGATTGTAGTGAAGACACTCTAGAGAAAGCAAATGAGATTGTGTGTAATACACAGGGGGTTGATGCCAAGGATAGGTTCCACCCTTTTTTGCTGGATGTTTCTAAAGAAAATTTTCCAGGTTGGTTGTTCTGCAAATGCTGTCAAAGTTCAGATGGAAAAGTTGTTGATCTCTCACCAGGTACTTTGTTTATATATTGTCTGTTTCAAAGCAAAAGAATCGCATAATATTGAACTCATCTATGTCGCTCCTTCCAGATTCAAGTCATCTTTATGTAAGGGGAAAAAACTCAATCTCGCTGAAAGAAGATCAGTGTTGTGTTGGCGGCATAGATTTTATCACCATGGTTGGTGTTTTGTTCTACCATCTATCATTCTCCCTCCCTTCAGCCAGAGCATCTGCGTCAGCATTAGATTCAGCTCAGTTATACTTTTAGATTTGACATCATGGTGTGGTCGGATTTCTATTCGGAGAAGTTATAATAAATATTCTAATTCTGGATGTATTAAATGGGAAACCCAAACCTTCACCATTGGTGCCCACATCTATACCTGGTTAATAAATACTGTCTTTTTGTTGACAGATATTTATGTTGTCAGCCATACCCTTCAACACAATTTCAGCTACTCTAGAGCGTTGTATGTCTGTTCTAAAACCAGGCGGCCTTGTTTTGTTCAGGGATTATGGTAACATCTCAGGCATGGTGTTAACTTGTATAATTTACTTATAAGCAATCACTTCTTGACAACTCTTCTTGTTTCCATGTTAGGCGTTTATGACATGACAATGCTTCGATTCTTGCCTCACCAAAGAGTGGGATTTCGGGAATATATGCGTGCTGATGGCACCTATTCTTATTTCTTCTCGTTGGACACTGTAAGAGAACTCTTTCATGCTGCTGGACTACTAGAGGTAACTCTAAAATCTCAATGATTTAATATGGAAGGTTACTTTGAACAGTACTGCACCATGAGTCAGTAGCACCTGCATCAGGCACCTCAAGATGTCCATGCACAGGACAGTTTTATCTAGTTGCCAATTTCATTTCATCTATTCATTTTATCTTGTAGAGTCGTTGTATTCAGTTGTCTTCTAGATATCTGTTGTTAGGGACTGGCTATTGAAATAAACCATTATCACAAGGAATATACCAAGTTCCTATCTGTCCCTATATACCACCACAGTAGGTCCAGGGTCACCCTGATCAGGCTTTTAGCATCTGAGCTATCCCTTTACACCCTCTGTTTTCCTTAATACAGTATGCAACTGTCAGCGAACCATATAGGCATGATTTGTTGATTGTTCTGTATGTCCGCTGACATTATCTTTTGTGTGGATCATAGTTAATGCAACATAATTCTATGTCAAATTTATTCTTTACGCCTTAATTTTAATTGCAGTTTGGAGTTAGACTTGTACTACTAAACAAAATATGGTTCCAATCCCAAATTTCATCAACAAGCTTCTAAAATTGTCCTGCTTTTATCTAATTAATACTACTTATCTTTtcatttccttcattttcttaggTGGTTTGCTTCAGTCTCATTTTTCATTACGTGTCTACAGCTTATATGAAGCTCACATGTATTTGCTTATCTGTGTGCAGTTGGAGCTGGAATACTGCTGTGTCAGATCAGTGAATCGAAAGAATGGCAAGAACATGCAAAGGGTATGGGTGCATGGAAAATTTAAAAAACCCACAAGTCAATGACTTTGTGGTTCCTCGGATGTGCTTCTAATGTAAGAATGCTCTGCCGCGAACATGTAAATTTGCGAATTTAAATACATATGCTTTCACTTCTTGAATCATGGTTCCTTGATTTCTGCTGTGTCCTTCTAACATAGAGATGGTTTTTGCGGTAAAACAACAATGTTTAACGAACGAGCATACCAATTTGCAAAATCAAAATTTCTATACTTCTTGTGCATGTCATATATGTTGTGACAGCATCAATATATTTCTTTGTGTTGGCCGTGTTTTCTGATTTTATTAGTGGCACATGTCTGTATGCAGTGATTATTTTGCTTCAATCATTGTCATCATGTGCTTCTCTTATTGTACAAACGTTGTGTTTCAACCACTACGCCTATGTGCTTCGGTCGATGCTTGCTGCTTCTTGGGGTGATTTTTTTTTGTTTCATTGACAGTTCTATTAGAAAGACATTATTTTGTTGCACCAGATTACAGTCGTGTTGCCAAGGATGCTACAATGCTGCAGAGTGTGTTGTGGCCGGGAGCTTGCAGAGTCGTGTTGCCAAGGATGCTACAATGTTGTTGCAATTATGTTCAATGTATTTACTAGTGGATGGAAGCAAGTTTGCAGCATGCATATATCAAGCATTGTAATGTTGGTGATTTGAAAGAAGCAAATATGTTGATTGTCGGAAACATTTTGTATGAACAGACAAGCACGGTAATGTTGGCAAGTAGTAGTGGCATTGGGAAATTTGCGTCGTAACACCATTCATAAATTTCTATTAGATCAGAACAAAATTCAGTTGCAATGGAAGCTAATTCTCTAGCTAGCCGAAGCAAAGTTTAGTACTACCAGAAACAAATAAAGCATTTCGTATTTCCGTTGGACGCGAGTTTTTGTCATATTGAAGAAGTACTACTGGAAACACATTTTCTACATATGGAAACAAACTACACCTGGGATATGTGCAAAAAAGACTTTCCGGGAACAGGAGAAAATAAAGCAAAACTATGATGGAGTTTTTGGGCCAAAAGAGCACCAAGGCCAAGAAGGCCTCAGAGGTGTCTATGAGGCCCACACAGGTAGCCCAGATCTAAGCGCCTGGCTTGGGTGTGGGCGGCCCACGAGCAGCCCTAGGTGCCCTCTCGGTGATATATCTCCGCCATCTTCCCAAGAAACACAAACATATTTTTGTCATAATTTTCCATCATAGGGGCGGAATAGAAAACCCTACTTACTCTTCTCGAAGTGTTGACCCCACCGGCCCCCTCCGACCGGGGGAAAATGAAAGCAATCGTTGTCATCAAAACCAAGGTGTTGTGGACAACATCTTCATTGATCCCATCACCACCATCTCCATCTAAAACACTAGCCCCCATATCCACCTCTATTGTCGTCTATGAACAATTGGTGTAGGTCTGTTACCGGAATCACTTCCCGGTGTTAATTGTTCTTTAGTAGTTGATGCCTTGTGTTTTGTTGGTGAAATATTTATGCTTCAACTTTTCATACATATTCATACCACACCGGTCATGTCCATTATGATGATTGTCAGTAGTTGCACCATGTTCTTGAGGACATGGCAGAAAGCCCATTGTTAATGGGCATACAAATTTGCAATAAAGATTGATGTTTGATTATATATTTTGGTGTAATTCTTTAGTGGTGATGTGAGAGTGTTGACTATATGTCACTTCACCTTTATGTATCTACAGGAGACCATTGTGTTATAATATGTCTAGGAGGGCAGGCCAAAGTGACAAAATATTGGTCATTGAATTTATAAGCTATAACATGAGGGTTGAATAGGGACTCCGGATCTTAAAGCTATAGTTAGACTTTGTCTTAACTATTCttaatagttgtggatgcttgctaaagGTATATAATCATAAGTATGTGTGAGTCAATAGCTTTGCAACATATAGGCTTAGGTTCTATGAACTATCCACAAAACAACTACCAAGTGATTATGAAATTAACAACTAGGTGATATTCATGTCGTCATTGAGAACGATTTAGTCCATATAAGAAACACCACCGGCTTGTCATTCGAACACTTGAGAATTAGGCCACTTATTGCAAACATTTACTTATATTGTTCTTTTACATACTTGCAACTGTTCAACCATCAAACAACACAACCACCACAATTTTCAACATTTGCAGTTATCTATAGCCGATTTCCACATGACAATTCTGTCTGTTTTTCATTGGGTTCAATACTCTTACTTATCAGAAATATCTACAATTTATCCCTGCACTTGTGGGATATCATATACCACTAGTACAAAACGGCCATAGAACCCATGGAAGCAGTTGTGTCCCCAAAATACGGAACCACCTGTAATAACCAACCGGAAGCGATTATGACTGTGGAAGAAAATAATGGAGGCGGTTAGTATTCTACAATTTCATCTAGTATAATGTTAAGGCAGTTGTTACTATGTAACTGCCTCTAGTTTCTCAAGAGTGCAAGCCCCTGTATAAACCATAAACCACTTATGGTGAGATAGTACCTCGAGGTGTAGATATTTCCCTTCTCTTTGTCCTCGATTTCTCCTTCACCGCTCTTCATTTTCCATTCCTTCCTCCCCCAAGCATGTGGGATCTGCAACGCGTCTTCATCGGGGATTGCCATCGATTGAGTCCTCCGATGAACACACCATCAGCCGGTGCCGCGTGATAGGTCCCAAATGtatattttttattgcttcatgctattgTATATCACTTTTGTATAGTTTTTGCGCCAATTTTTATTATTTCTCTgaactaacctattaatccagtgCCTAGTGTAAATTCctgtattttttttgcttttttggatTTTCAGGAACATCAATTTTACATGACGAAAAAATGGAAAATTATAGATTTTTTTCGCATCAAGAAGCTTCCAGGGAGCACTGGAGCTAGCCGCGAGGGACTCCTATGGGCCTCATGTGGTAGCAGGTGACCGTGTGGGCCCCACGGGAGGCCTCTCCATCGCATCTTTCTTTCGTCGCCTTTATGTACTCCTGAAATCCCTAAAAATAATTATAGGGGAATTTTTCTATCGCTGCACACCTCTGTTTCACCAATCCAATCTGGAGATCTTTTCTAGTGTTCTGTCAGAGGGAGAATTCGTCACAGTGGCCATCTACATCAACCTTCACTATGATCACCTGTGAGTAGTTTTCTCTGTACTATGGATACATAGCAATAGGTAGATGGCAATTTCTCCCTtgttcttcaatacaatgatcaCATTCGCTGTCCTACATGATTGTAATCCATATGATGTAATCTTTATTGGTGTGTTTTTTGCGgtatgatgaattgtcactttatgatcagatctaaTATGTTTTTTTGGATTCTTCCGAGTTCTTTGTTGCATAATTTATAGAGATATATGCTCTCTGATCTATTAGTCTTGCACTGGCCATGTTGAAATTATGATCTCCAAGAGGGAGTTGTGTATGTTAGTTGGGTCCAATCTTGCAAGTAATCTACTTTTGGTGACAGAAAGTGAAAAAGGCTTGTATTGTGTTGtttcattaaggataaaaagatagtTTTGTATTTTTCCTTTGAATGCAGGGTGAATATACTATCTACATCATATCTCCATACTTATTACAATACTCTATTTTACTTgatactttgagatgcatgttgAATAGCGATCTTGGGTGGAGTATTCGTTATAGACATGATGCATATATGCATTTTTGCTATGTATAGTTATACTAATAAAACTGCAATTTAATTCATACGCAACTGTAAATTGTTCTCCACACCATGTTATCTTTTATTGCGGAGATGCCGGTAGTGAAACTATGGATCCCGGTCCATTCGTCTCTATTATTTTCAACCTCGATCAAACACTCTTTACAATCTCTTTACTTTTATTTCTGTTGCTGCAGCCACTAATTCCAAACACAAGTTGCTTTAATCTTTATAACTAGCAGGACTAGTAAGACTAACAAGCTTACCAGTATCGTTGGGGGCCGAGGAAAGTTCAATATTTGAGT
Protein-coding regions in this window:
- the LOC123168235 gene encoding tRNA N(3)-methylcytidine methyltransferase METTL6 isoform X2, which produces MWKPTLPSPTTFPLSPRSPPRRSHRHRRPGEASTAATPPANSSRRYLLKEFPELLNSKGCAKVLEVGCGNGSTVVPILRCSPSISVYACDCSEDTLEKANEIVCNTQGVDAKDRFHPFLLDVSKENFPGWLFCKCCQSSDGKVVDLSPDSSHLYVRGKNSISLKEDQCCVGGIDFITMIFMLSAIPFNTISATLERCMSVLKPGGLVLFRDYGVYDMTMLRFLPHQRVGFREYMRADGTYSYFFSLDTVRELFHAAGLLELELEYCCVRSVNRKNGKNMQRVWVHGKFKKPTSQ
- the LOC123168235 gene encoding tRNA N(3)-methylcytidine methyltransferase METTL6 isoform X1; the encoded protein is MDGGGELGITKKEAEAEYHCHDFEWEDLRADVEANPSFSYHLSPFPTITASPQPPSSEAWRSFHRCHASGKFFKERRYLLKEFPELLNSKGCAKVLEVGCGNGSTVVPILRCSPSISVYACDCSEDTLEKANEIVCNTQGVDAKDRFHPFLLDVSKENFPGWLFCKCCQSSDGKVVDLSPDSSHLYVRGKNSISLKEDQCCVGGIDFITMIFMLSAIPFNTISATLERCMSVLKPGGLVLFRDYGVYDMTMLRFLPHQRVGFREYMRADGTYSYFFSLDTVRELFHAAGLLELELEYCCVRSVNRKNGKNMQRVWVHGKFKKPTSQ